One Brachyspira pilosicoli P43/6/78 genomic window carries:
- a CDS encoding DNA translocase FtsK, whose product MFVDKKRVELSIYNGIPHLMSPVVSDEKKATIVLRYIVDIMEKRYERMERFFVRNVKTYNEKVKQLLKEGETEFNGEPLELFPYIVLVIDELHNLMVVASKEVEDLISRLAGMSRAVGIHLIIATQRPSADVVTGVIKANLPTRIAFQVPNKTNSRIIIDMSGAEQLLGKGDALFCSSGSQMPERVQGAFVSDNEVKKVVDYLSGEMSPMFDESLIAALEGSDDDKNTDEEDILDEELWEDAVELVARTGKASASFLQRRLKIGYNRAARIVEIMERQGIVGPENGSKPREVLITLDDR is encoded by the coding sequence ATATTTGTAGATAAAAAGAGAGTTGAGCTTTCTATATATAACGGCATACCGCATTTAATGTCTCCTGTTGTTTCTGATGAGAAGAAGGCTACTATAGTGTTGAGATATATTGTAGACATAATGGAGAAAAGATACGAAAGAATGGAGAGATTCTTCGTTAGAAATGTTAAGACTTACAACGAAAAAGTAAAACAGCTTCTTAAAGAGGGAGAGACAGAGTTTAACGGAGAGCCTTTAGAGTTGTTCCCATATATAGTTTTAGTGATAGATGAGCTTCACAATTTGATGGTTGTTGCATCAAAAGAGGTTGAGGATTTAATATCACGTTTGGCTGGTATGAGTAGGGCTGTTGGTATACACTTAATAATTGCCACACAAAGACCTTCTGCAGATGTTGTTACTGGTGTTATAAAGGCTAATTTACCTACTAGAATTGCATTCCAAGTACCTAACAAAACAAACTCACGTATTATAATAGATATGTCTGGTGCCGAGCAGTTATTGGGTAAGGGAGATGCTTTATTCTGTTCTTCTGGAAGCCAGATGCCTGAGAGGGTTCAGGGTGCTTTTGTTTCTGATAATGAAGTTAAGAAGGTGGTTGATTATTTATCTGGAGAGATGTCTCCTATGTTTGATGAGAGCTTGATTGCGGCATTAGAGGGAAGCGATGATGACAAAAACACTGATGAAGAGGATATATTAGACGAAGAGCTTTGGGAAGATGCTGTTGAACTTGTTGCTAGAACAGGCAAGGCTAGTGCATCATTCTTACAAAGACGTTTAAAAATAGGTTATAACCGTGCTGCTAGAATAGTAGAGATTATGGAGCGTCAGGGTATTGTAGGGCCTGAAAACGGCTCTAAGCCAAGAGAAGTGCTAATTACATTAGATGACAGATAA
- a CDS encoding tetratricopeptide repeat protein, translating into MKRLKNNKLYLLLTLVLVAFAYLYTSLIAQTSSDRISIENYNDLPNSRRLVTKLNIKHIEENKVEVSWVGIYHPNLMYYVYRSEDPILSKTVLTNAKVVASTKATNASTTYTIYDNLPKYDKYYYAVISYIDNINFYTATENMDLMQFEYYDPFKNDMTNINNEINTNEIITNNIITNDIITNDLNTNNTYFTNDMLTNIVSSNDFLSYYPNTNLFDTNYTILPPTNYVDLYYTTNRIDSNRGIVFSTNYYNYTNYYNLTNNYTNYYNTTKIYIINPTNDSLTNEINTNDFVTNDFTNQSRMVENVTNELKVTSFTNDKNENIVNVEIKKDNTKKTPTEYQRYSSEYQRALAQFKANNYAGAIKILEPISRKKVDSALYYDINLLLGKSYKSAGRKKNALDTLKKIKSINPNEVNFWINQVLSDL; encoded by the coding sequence ATGAAAAGATTAAAAAACAATAAATTATATCTATTATTAACTTTAGTATTAGTAGCTTTTGCATACTTATACACTAGTTTGATTGCTCAGACCTCTTCTGATAGAATTAGTATAGAAAATTATAATGATTTGCCTAACTCTAGAAGACTTGTAACTAAACTTAATATTAAACATATAGAAGAAAATAAAGTGGAAGTAAGTTGGGTTGGTATTTATCATCCGAATTTGATGTATTATGTTTATAGAAGTGAAGACCCTATTTTAAGTAAAACAGTGCTTACTAATGCAAAAGTGGTAGCTTCAACAAAAGCAACTAACGCTTCTACTACATATACTATCTATGATAATTTACCTAAATATGATAAATATTATTATGCTGTAATATCATATATAGATAATATTAATTTCTACACTGCTACAGAAAATATGGATTTGATGCAGTTTGAATATTATGACCCATTTAAAAATGATATGACTAATATCAATAATGAAATAAATACTAATGAAATCATTACTAATAATATTATTACAAATGATATTATAACTAATGACCTTAATACTAATAATACTTACTTTACAAATGATATGCTTACAAACATAGTAAGTAGTAATGATTTTTTAAGTTATTATCCGAATACTAATTTATTTGATACAAATTATACTATATTGCCTCCTACAAATTATGTTGATCTCTATTACACTACTAATAGAATAGACTCAAATAGAGGAATAGTTTTCAGTACAAATTATTACAATTATACTAATTATTATAACTTGACTAATAATTATACTAATTACTATAACACTACTAAAATATATATAATTAATCCTACTAATGATTCATTGACTAATGAAATTAATACTAATGATTTTGTTACTAATGACTTTACAAATCAAAGCCGTATGGTTGAAAACGTTACAAATGAATTAAAGGTTACTAGTTTTACAAATGATAAGAATGAGAATATTGTTAATGTTGAGATAAAAAAAGATAACACTAAAAAGACTCCAACTGAATATCAAAGATATAGTTCTGAATATCAGAGGGCTTTGGCTCAGTTTAAGGCTAATAATTATGCCGGAGCAATTAAAATTTTAGAGCCTATATCAAGAAAAAAAGTTGATAGTGCTTTATATTATGATATTAATTTACTTCTTGGTAAATCCTATAAGAGTGCTGGAAGAAAAAAGAATGCTTTAGATACATTGAAAAAAATAAAATCTATTAATCCTAATGAAGTTAATTTCTGGATTAATCAAGTTTTAAGTGATTTATAA
- a CDS encoding DUF368 domain-containing protein: MNIRNYISYLIKGMAIGVANAIPGVSGGTIAFVLGIYENLTYAISTLPTAIIKLKWKEVGESLKILVPVFLGAGVSIVLFLNIINYLFQYYPIPTKIFFVGLILGSFPFVTKTIDKFDFKVFISFFIGAFIMAIFVYFDINKPAGETTYTGDFSIFYGIKLFFCGIAAAVAMVIPGISGSLLLLILGEYENVSNLVSTLTKNFANVYPLMFLGLGVAIGIFTISKLVTIVIQKHKSILFGFVLGIIVVSFLSLWPNITTLSLGMLTATVLSMCFGFLIAMIMEKI; the protein is encoded by the coding sequence ATGAACATAAGAAATTATATATCTTACCTTATTAAGGGTATGGCTATAGGTGTGGCAAATGCTATACCTGGTGTTTCTGGCGGTACTATAGCGTTTGTACTTGGAATATACGAAAATCTTACTTATGCTATATCTACTTTGCCTACTGCTATTATTAAATTAAAATGGAAAGAGGTAGGGGAGAGCTTAAAAATATTAGTACCTGTTTTTTTGGGTGCTGGAGTTTCTATAGTACTTTTTTTAAATATTATTAATTATTTATTTCAATATTACCCTATACCTACTAAAATATTTTTTGTAGGGCTTATACTTGGTTCTTTTCCGTTTGTTACTAAGACTATAGATAAATTTGATTTTAAAGTATTTATATCTTTTTTTATAGGTGCTTTTATAATGGCAATATTTGTTTACTTCGATATTAATAAGCCTGCTGGAGAGACTACTTATACTGGAGATTTTTCTATATTTTATGGAATTAAATTATTTTTCTGCGGTATAGCTGCGGCTGTTGCTATGGTGATACCTGGTATATCTGGTTCTTTGCTTTTATTAATATTGGGTGAGTATGAGAATGTATCTAATCTTGTATCTACTCTTACTAAAAATTTTGCTAATGTATATCCATTAATGTTTTTAGGTCTTGGGGTTGCTATAGGAATTTTTACTATATCTAAACTTGTTACTATTGTTATACAAAAACATAAATCTATATTATTTGGTTTTGTACTTGGTATAATAGTTGTATCTTTTTTAAGTTTATGGCCTAATATTACTACTTTAAGTTTGGGAATGCTTACTGCAACAGTTTTATCTATGTGTTTTGGCTTTTTAATTGCTATGATTATGGAAAAAATATAA
- a CDS encoding ribose-phosphate diphosphokinase has translation MGIEEEILVLSGTANPQLAKDVVDNLGIKLGNMQIRKFADGETFVQIEETARNKDTYIIQPTGRPSSNESWMELFCVIDALKRASAKRITAVIPYYGYSRQDRKNEPRVPITAKLVANLLQASGVHRVLALDLHAAQIQGFFDIPVDHMLSKNVFLEKIRKDIDISNAMVVSPDIGGVGRARFIAKTLNLDIAIIDKRRDRANECEVMNVIGNVEGKDAIIIDDIIDTGGTLLKGIAALKKAGMRKIYIFITHAVCSGDAYERINASEVEKLYITDSLKVMTDRLGSKIEVLSVAPVIANAIKYIHLERSISVLFDQ, from the coding sequence ATGGGTATAGAAGAAGAAATATTAGTTTTAAGCGGTACAGCTAACCCTCAGCTTGCTAAAGATGTTGTTGATAATTTAGGCATTAAATTGGGCAATATGCAAATACGCAAATTCGCTGATGGTGAAACCTTCGTACAAATAGAAGAAACTGCTAGAAATAAAGATACATACATAATTCAGCCTACAGGAAGACCTTCCAGCAATGAAAGTTGGATGGAATTATTCTGTGTAATAGATGCTTTAAAAAGAGCTAGTGCTAAAAGAATTACTGCTGTTATACCATATTACGGATATTCTAGACAAGATAGAAAAAATGAACCTAGAGTGCCTATAACTGCTAAATTAGTAGCTAACCTCTTGCAAGCTTCTGGCGTTCACAGAGTTTTAGCTCTTGATTTGCACGCAGCTCAAATACAAGGCTTTTTTGATATACCTGTTGATCATATGCTTTCTAAAAATGTTTTCTTAGAAAAAATAAGAAAGGATATAGATATATCAAATGCTATGGTTGTTTCACCTGATATAGGCGGTGTAGGAAGAGCTAGATTTATAGCAAAAACTCTTAATCTCGATATTGCTATTATAGATAAAAGAAGAGACAGAGCAAATGAATGCGAGGTTATGAATGTTATTGGTAATGTAGAAGGTAAAGATGCTATCATTATAGATGATATTATTGATACCGGCGGAACATTACTTAAAGGTATTGCAGCTCTTAAAAAAGCAGGTATGAGAAAAATATATATATTTATAACTCATGCAGTATGTTCTGGTGATGCTTACGAGAGAATCAATGCTAGTGAAGTAGAAAAACTTTATATTACTGATAGCTTAAAAGTAATGACTGACAGATTAGGCAGTAAAATAGAAGTGCTCTCTGTTGCTCCTGTTATTGCTAATGCTATTAAATATATACATTTAGAA
- a CDS encoding tetratricopeptide repeat protein, with translation MKTYAAVLASVITVVAILIGVFITKVSTLSSPERYFQKGKRYYELENYNEAINNLNEYLSIDSRSKPVSNVAESYFIVADSLKKMKNYNLAKNRLSEIIDGVGFEAYQLDAIIAYADIARLQNSADQYIIAKLQNNLKPADKSLASTINMQYGYQLFFEKKYGEALSYFLRSDGELAVLGRARVYFAMNEYDRAFEIYEDFLKYYNTSIYYNEVSRTYLIQVPAIAHRMYVQKNYVKARMYYNKIATLFPRTKYQEEALFKIGESYYNEKNYNSAVDYFNRVRLNNVYTLDAEALLYIGLSYFKVGRYSDSYKALDTFVNTYPDNPNVSRAKDYMAALQETLLAIN, from the coding sequence ATGAAAACTTATGCAGCAGTTTTAGCTTCTGTTATTACAGTTGTAGCTATATTGATAGGTGTTTTTATTACTAAAGTTTCTACCTTGTCTTCTCCTGAAAGATATTTCCAGAAAGGAAAAAGATATTATGAATTAGAAAATTATAATGAAGCTATCAATAATTTAAATGAATATTTGTCTATAGACAGCAGGTCAAAACCTGTAAGCAATGTAGCAGAATCTTATTTTATTGTAGCTGATTCATTAAAGAAAATGAAAAATTATAATTTAGCTAAAAATCGTTTATCTGAAATAATAGACGGTGTGGGTTTTGAAGCTTATCAGCTTGATGCTATAATAGCTTATGCAGATATAGCAAGATTACAAAACAGTGCTGACCAATATATCATTGCTAAATTACAAAATAATTTAAAACCTGCTGATAAATCTTTAGCTTCTACTATAAATATGCAATATGGATATCAGTTGTTCTTTGAGAAAAAATATGGTGAAGCTTTAAGTTATTTTTTAAGGTCAGATGGTGAGTTAGCAGTTTTGGGAAGAGCTAGAGTTTATTTTGCTATGAATGAATATGACAGAGCTTTTGAAATATATGAAGATTTCTTAAAATATTATAATACTAGCATTTATTATAATGAGGTTTCAAGAACTTATCTTATTCAAGTACCTGCTATAGCTCATAGAATGTATGTTCAAAAGAATTATGTTAAAGCTAGAATGTATTATAATAAAATAGCTACTCTTTTCCCTAGAACAAAATATCAGGAAGAGGCTTTATTTAAAATTGGTGAGTCTTATTATAATGAGAAAAATTATAATAGTGCTGTAGATTATTTTAATAGAGTAAGATTAAATAATGTTTATACTCTTGATGCTGAAGCTTTGCTTTATATTGGATTATCATACTTCAAAGTTGGAAGATATTCTGATTCTTATAAAGCTTTAGATACATTTGTTAATACTTATCCAGATAATCCAAATGTTTCAAGAGCTAAAGATTATATGGCTGCTTTACAAGAAACATTATTAGCTATTAATTAA
- a CDS encoding undecaprenyl-diphosphate phosphatase: MVKAIILGFIQAVTEFLPVSSSGHLRIAEYFLQFNTENILSFEIALHFGTFLATCLVFRKDIINAIVGFFSGLKDIKYSSKNSEGFRVGLMVIIASIPVAIVGLFLEEYLSNIDTKRVGLNLIITGSILLLTKKADRGINKDALTTTYYNALLIGFAQAIAVFPGISRSGMTISAALFLGLNRDFAGRFSFLISLPAIFGALLLSLKDLTDFNVTYVIVGLLTSFIFGVIALKFLMSFLKKGKLYYFSFYCIIVGLAVYIYFINA; encoded by the coding sequence ATGGTAAAAGCAATTATATTAGGATTTATTCAAGCAGTTACTGAATTTTTGCCAGTATCTAGTTCAGGTCATTTGAGAATAGCAGAATATTTCCTTCAGTTTAATACAGAAAACATATTATCTTTTGAAATAGCACTTCATTTTGGTACATTTTTAGCCACTTGTTTGGTATTTCGTAAGGATATTATTAATGCAATAGTTGGTTTCTTTTCTGGATTAAAAGATATTAAATATTCAAGCAAAAATAGCGAAGGTTTCAGGGTTGGGCTTATGGTAATTATAGCTTCAATACCTGTTGCTATAGTGGGTTTGTTTTTAGAGGAATATTTAAGCAATATTGATACAAAGAGAGTAGGGCTTAATCTTATTATAACTGGTTCTATACTTCTTCTTACAAAAAAAGCTGATAGAGGAATTAATAAAGATGCTCTTACAACAACATATTATAATGCTTTATTGATTGGTTTTGCTCAGGCTATAGCAGTTTTCCCTGGAATATCAAGGTCTGGTATGACTATAAGTGCTGCTTTATTTTTGGGGCTTAATAGAGATTTTGCAGGAAGATTTTCTTTTTTAATATCTTTGCCTGCTATATTTGGTGCTTTGCTTCTTTCTTTAAAGGATTTAACAGACTTTAATGTTACTTATGTGATAGTTGGTCTTCTTACTTCTTTTATATTTGGAGTTATTGCTTTAAAGTTTTTAATGTCTTTTCTCAAAAAAGGAAAGCTTTATTACTTTAGTTTTTACTGCATAATAGTTGGTTTAGCTGTGTATATATATTTTATTAATGCTTAA
- a CDS encoding helix-turn-helix domain-containing protein → MENEILLYNLGYNIRLLRKSKKMTIDALAEHAGVSSKYLQGIEVGNRNISVKRLNKIARALETTPESLLTIKSSNLENRDDKLLNTYEKLKKVESNKLDIISNLIDDINKLSSSENNKKRP, encoded by the coding sequence ATGGAAAATGAAATCTTATTATATAATTTAGGTTACAACATAAGATTACTTAGAAAAAGCAAAAAAATGACTATAGACGCCCTAGCAGAACATGCAGGGGTATCAAGTAAATATTTGCAAGGCATAGAAGTTGGTAATAGAAATATATCAGTAAAAAGATTAAATAAAATAGCAAGAGCCTTAGAAACAACTCCAGAAAGTCTATTAACTATAAAAAGCAGCAACCTAGAAAATAGAGATGATAAACTTCTAAACACTTATGAAAAATTAAAAAAAGTTGAATCAAATAAATTAGATATCATATCCAATTTAATAGACGATATAAATAAATTATCAAGTTCAGAAAACAATAAAAAAAGACCTTAA
- a CDS encoding RidA family protein, with product MEKKIIKTHKAPQAIGPYSQAVKSGNFIFASGQIPLDPVSGAMAENNIQAQTERVMENIKGLLESENLTFANVIKTTCFLSDMANFAAFNEVYAKYFTENPPARSTVAVKALPKDALVEVEIIAVVE from the coding sequence ATGGAGAAAAAAATAATAAAAACTCACAAAGCACCACAAGCTATAGGTCCTTATTCTCAAGCTGTTAAAAGCGGAAATTTTATATTTGCTTCAGGTCAGATACCTCTAGACCCTGTTAGCGGTGCTATGGCTGAAAACAATATTCAAGCACAGACAGAAAGAGTAATGGAAAATATTAAAGGTTTATTAGAATCTGAAAACTTAACTTTTGCTAATGTTATTAAAACTACTTGTTTCTTAAGCGATATGGCTAATTTTGCTGCTTTCAATGAAGTATATGCTAAATATTTCACAGAAAACCCTCCTGCAAGAAGTACAGTAGCTGTTAAAGCTTTACCTAAAGATGCTTTAGTAGAAGTTGAAATTATAGCTGTTGTAGAGTGA
- a CDS encoding DNA translocase FtsK 4TM domain-containing protein: protein MFTKRKLNIQKRAESKNVYQSYDDKNRNPIYDIIGFLCILFAGILILSYLSANIGEMNTSLATNNLLGKFGAYIAEYSFSAFGVSSFVIPAFFIYAGVNIILKNSVKNILMFALLLSFVMMLSSILLDILLGDKAFYYKGGMMGEVIGGSLASLFGNIGAVIITSAILLITIIVFAKVSLLDLVNYCKDMVKKIDLKDVERKISDTIKTKKEEMKRDEMKEEGNEKNYKKENNKKSSSMDYLPIFSKKEVSDFEFSNTPFIEKISFNHYNSSERKYNKNENINDNLMDDFFNKRNDFDDAKNKELDYMVESLNNLKRDNYGRINVNAIEDREEDMGNSLFEAAFGNNIKTDIKKKEDAFNQYNELKQYDDEYNKNVHEAIENIDWDFSINRAKKSDFKKAAYEGNINYYDTTENFLRAKNSINSDYDESVILENIYKNRERKFKELNNNDEKIENNKIEYIEDLDKLYKEYKEKTLKKENTINQPIDDFNDTDALYKTNSSFKTDNKENILDKLRRVANENKQLKEMYDREHGKIKRGSNNKEQLNYSETTTNKSSHFEFPMGYASKRAYRREDHIPNYNNNNIIDDDSILNCFDLDEEELYNVDKSYNDIEDVKIKDDLRELHNFSNDSKYYDNTSNNEEEYDVEKELQKYAEKLNSIEDIKNDNETNSGFINIESEKKVNTLKEPQKPILYKNHKNDFDLIQSNFDSKYVDKHYKAPPFDLLNRSIPVNDNAMLESIKQTAIQLENTLLDFNIEAKVTGVSRGPVITRYELELAAGTRVSKISNLTDNIALALASESVRIIAPIPGRSVIGIEIPNKVRNAVFLRDVLESSDFRQSKLDIPFVLGKGIYGNNVVSDMSEAPHLLVAGTTGSGKSVCLSTIILSLLLQV, encoded by the coding sequence ATGTTTACTAAAAGAAAATTAAACATACAAAAAAGAGCTGAGAGTAAAAATGTTTATCAATCATATGATGATAAAAATAGAAACCCTATATATGATATTATTGGTTTTTTATGCATACTTTTTGCTGGTATATTAATTTTATCATATTTGAGTGCTAATATAGGAGAGATGAATACTTCTCTTGCAACAAATAATTTACTTGGTAAGTTTGGTGCTTATATTGCTGAGTATTCATTTTCTGCTTTTGGTGTTTCTTCTTTTGTAATACCTGCATTTTTTATATATGCTGGAGTAAATATTATATTAAAAAATTCTGTTAAAAATATTTTGATGTTTGCTCTTCTTTTATCATTTGTGATGATGTTGTCTAGCATACTTCTTGATATATTACTTGGAGATAAGGCTTTTTATTATAAAGGCGGAATGATGGGAGAGGTTATAGGAGGCTCTCTTGCTTCATTATTTGGAAATATTGGTGCTGTAATAATAACTTCTGCTATACTTCTTATTACTATAATAGTATTTGCTAAAGTTTCACTGCTTGATTTAGTTAATTATTGCAAAGATATGGTAAAAAAAATAGATTTAAAAGATGTTGAGAGAAAAATATCTGATACTATAAAAACTAAAAAAGAAGAAATGAAAAGAGATGAAATGAAAGAAGAAGGAAATGAAAAAAATTATAAAAAAGAAAATAATAAAAAAAGTTCTTCTATGGATTACTTGCCTATATTTAGTAAAAAAGAAGTATCTGATTTTGAGTTTAGCAATACTCCATTTATAGAAAAAATATCTTTCAATCATTATAATTCATCTGAGAGAAAATATAATAAAAATGAAAATATAAATGATAATCTAATGGACGACTTTTTTAATAAGAGAAATGATTTTGATGATGCTAAGAATAAAGAATTAGATTATATGGTTGAGAGTTTAAATAATTTGAAAAGAGATAATTATGGAAGGATTAATGTTAATGCAATAGAAGATAGAGAAGAGGATATGGGCAATTCTTTATTTGAGGCTGCATTTGGAAATAATATAAAAACTGATATAAAAAAAAAAGAAGATGCTTTCAATCAATATAATGAATTAAAACAATATGATGATGAATATAATAAAAATGTTCATGAGGCAATAGAAAATATTGATTGGGATTTTAGCATTAATAGAGCCAAAAAGTCAGATTTTAAAAAGGCTGCTTACGAAGGTAATATTAATTATTATGATACAACAGAAAATTTTTTGAGAGCTAAAAATAGTATAAATAGCGATTATGATGAGAGTGTGATACTTGAAAATATATATAAAAACAGAGAGAGAAAGTTTAAAGAGTTAAATAATAATGATGAGAAAATAGAAAATAACAAAATAGAATATATTGAAGATTTAGATAAATTATATAAAGAGTATAAAGAAAAAACTCTAAAAAAAGAAAATACTATAAATCAGCCTATTGATGATTTTAATGATACTGATGCCTTATATAAAACTAATAGCTCTTTTAAAACTGATAATAAAGAAAATATATTAGATAAACTAAGAAGAGTTGCTAATGAAAATAAACAATTAAAAGAAATGTATGACAGAGAGCATGGCAAAATAAAAAGAGGAAGCAATAACAAAGAACAGTTAAATTATTCAGAAACAACAACTAATAAGAGCAGTCACTTTGAGTTTCCTATGGGTTATGCTTCAAAGAGAGCTTATAGAAGAGAAGACCATATACCAAATTACAATAACAATAATATTATTGATGATGATAGTATATTAAATTGTTTTGATTTGGACGAAGAAGAGCTTTACAATGTTGATAAATCTTATAATGATATAGAAGATGTAAAAATAAAAGATGATTTGAGAGAGCTTCATAATTTTTCAAATGATTCTAAATATTATGATAATACAAGCAATAATGAAGAAGAATATGATGTTGAAAAAGAACTTCAGAAATATGCTGAAAAATTAAACTCTATAGAAGATATAAAAAATGATAATGAAACTAATAGCGGTTTTATAAATATAGAATCAGAAAAAAAAGTAAACACATTAAAGGAGCCTCAAAAGCCAATACTATATAAAAATCATAAAAATGATTTTGACTTAATACAATCAAACTTTGACAGCAAGTATGTAGATAAACATTATAAAGCTCCTCCATTTGATTTGCTTAATAGATCAATTCCTGTAAATGATAATGCAATGCTTGAATCTATAAAACAAACAGCAATACAATTAGAAAATACATTGCTTGATTTTAATATAGAAGCTAAAGTTACAGGAGTATCAAGAGGACCTGTTATTACAAGATATGAGCTTGAATTAGCGGCAGGTACTAGAGTGTCAAAAATATCAAACTTAACGGACAATATTGCTTTAGCACTTGCTTCAGAGAGTGTGAGAATAATAGCACCAATACCAGGTCGCTCTGTTATAGGTATAGAGATACCAAACAAAGTGAGAAATGCTGTATTTTTAAGAGATGTATTAGAAAGCAGCGATTTCAGACAATCAAAGCTTGATATACCATTTGTACTTGGAAAAGGAATATATGGAAACAATGTTGTATCAGATATGTCTGAAGCTCCTCACTTGCTTGTTGCTGGTACTACTGGTTCTGGTAAAAGTGTTTGTTTATCTACAATAATACTTTCGCTTTTATTACAAGTTTAG